TTGTTTTGTAATTAGATTTATAAGTGGCTCTTGGAAAACGAAAGCGACTTAATAATGCCCTTATGTCAATCCCGTTTAATTGACATAAGAGCATTAAATGGGTTGTCTTTTCAATATTATAAAGTAACCACTATGATCTCTGGTCTATTAAATAGTCTTAGGGGAAATATACTGTTCCCCAGCCCTCTGCTTACAACCATAGTTGTATCCCTTTTTTTGACAACCCCTTGGGCATATGGAGGAAAGAACCCTTGTGATGGCGAATATAACGGTCCAATAAAAGGCACTCGAATTTGCCCCCCATGTGCATGCCCTGCAAAAACTAAATCCATACCTGTTTCTACATATAAGTCAATCATTTCTGGACGATGAACCAATAAGATATTAATCATATTGTCATCGTCGTTTTTAAGGTTGTTTAGCGTGTTTTTTACTTTTTGTTGAATAGCCTTTTGACTGTATTTTTTTCTGTTTATAAACCCAATATCTTTTAAGCCTATTATATTGATCTTTTTTTGATTATACTTTATGATTCTGTGCTCATTGTCTAGCATAATGACCCCTGATTGATTTAAAAAAAGTTCTAGTTCTTTGTATTGTTTTGAGCTTGCTTCATGATTGCCTGTTACATAGTAAATAGGAGCTATCTCCATTGCTTCAAGAATAAAGTTTTTTGCACCATTCATATTAGAGCTGGTTCTGTCAATCATATCTCCTGTTACTACAATTATATTAGGTTTTTGTTTTTCTATTTTTTCAATTAATCGTTTTTGTTTTCTTCCAAAAGATTTGTTATGAAGATCTGATATGTGTATGATTTTATAACCACTTAAAAGTTCATCTACTTTCTGACTATCATAATACACATAGGTTGTGGTAATGATATTGTTTTGCCAAAAACAGAATCCTGCAATCACGCTAATGAATCTTATTAATTGGGTACTTAATTTATAGTTTTTTAATTTTCTTCTTATAACTTTATTCTTTTTCATATACGATACCTCTTACATTGGATCATTTATACTTCAGTGCACTTCTATGATATTATTTCATTCTATAGTGTCGTAACAACCATAATAAACCCTTTGATTTTTTCCTAATTACATCATACTATAAAAAGAATCTTTTGCCAATCATTGTATTATATCCGCCAACCTTCTGCTTTTTCTCGAATTTTTAAGAATCTTCTATAGATACCTTCTTGGTTGATCAGATCCTTATGAGTGCCTTTTTGCTCTATTTGTCCATTATTCATCACAATGATTTGATCCGCATTTTGTATGGTTGCCATACGGTGTGTAATTATAATAATTGTTTTACCTTGTACCAATTCACTAATAGCTCTTTGAATAGCATCTTCATTTTCTGGATCTATACTAGCCGTTGCCTCGTCTAAAATAATTATGGGTGCATTTTTTAACATGGCTCTTGCTATGGATATCCGTTGTTTTTCCCCACCTGATAAAGTAGATCCAGCATCACCTATAACTGTATCATAACCCTGTGGAAGATTCATTATGAAGTTATGACAACACGCCTTTTTTGCTACTTCAACGATTTCTTCAAAAGTTGCTTCTGGCTTTCCAAATTGAATATTATTAAGTATGGTATCGTTAAACAAATATACCTTTTGAAATACCATACTTATATTTCTCAGCAAACTCTCATAAGTCATGTCTTGAACATCTATGTCTCCAATTAATATGCTGCCTTTATTCACATCATAAAATCTTGCAATTAAGTTACAAATTGTTGATTTGCCACTTCCTGATGGGCCAATAATGGCTGCGGTTGTATTTTGAGGTATTGTAAAAGATACATTGTTTAAAACATTGTTTTTCTCATATGCAAAAGTAACCTCTTTAAAAACAATATCGTATTGATCTAGTGCTATATCTTCACTATGCTTATGGATTACATTTGCTTCTTCTATGGTATCTAATTTATCCAAAGTAGCATCTATTATTTCTAATACGTGAACGGAATCATTCACCTTTTCAATATGTCCAAATATAACAAATGAAAATATAGTCATCATAATCATCATTGGAATATCCATAATGCCTTTAGTCGTTAGTATAGATGAAACAATCACAATGCCTATAGCGGCTATCTTAAGAGAAAAATGATGCAGACAATTATAAGGCACATAATTTTTCTCAATCTTTATATTAATATCCTTACCTTCTTTGTAAGCTCTACGAATCCCTTCTTTTGAAATCCCATCTTGCTTAAATGCTTTTACCACCGGCATCCCTCTTAAGTATTCTATCGTTGCTGCAATCATATTATCTTGTGCTTTTTGATGGATCGGTGCATTTTCATTG
The genomic region above belongs to Natranaerovirga hydrolytica and contains:
- a CDS encoding ABC transporter ATP-binding protein; this translates as MFKTIKRIIKWSGNRKKRLYIGFVYSFFNAIFIALPIMAAAHGLNLILEDKKGNSVLGIDVVFYMLGFMIFCVLGRFVFAYLRATAQESIGVEVTAEKRIQIGNTLKRVSLGFFNNQNTGQITSAVTTDLAFVEMYGMKMIDTVVNAYISAFAMVLCLAFYNGWIALISVIGILCSAFFLKLLGKKSNENAPIHQKAQDNMIAATIEYLRGMPVVKAFKQDGISKEGIRRAYKEGKDINIKIEKNYVPYNCLHHFSLKIAAIGIVIVSSILTTKGIMDIPMMIMMTIFSFVIFGHIEKVNDSVHVLEIIDATLDKLDTIEEANVIHKHSEDIALDQYDIVFKEVTFAYEKNNVLNNVSFTIPQNTTAAIIGPSGSGKSTICNLIARFYDVNKGSILIGDIDVQDMTYESLLRNISMVFQKVYLFNDTILNNIQFGKPEATFEEIVEVAKKACCHNFIMNLPQGYDTVIGDAGSTLSGGEKQRISIARAMLKNAPIIILDEATASIDPENEDAIQRAISELVQGKTIIIITHRMATIQNADQIIVMNNGQIEQKGTHKDLINQEGIYRRFLKIREKAEGWRI
- a CDS encoding metallophosphoesterase; translation: MKKNKVIRRKLKNYKLSTQLIRFISVIAGFCFWQNNIITTTYVYYDSQKVDELLSGYKIIHISDLHNKSFGRKQKRLIEKIEKQKPNIIVVTGDMIDRTSSNMNGAKNFILEAMEIAPIYYVTGNHEASSKQYKELELFLNQSGVIMLDNEHRIIKYNQKKINIIGLKDIGFINRKKYSQKAIQQKVKNTLNNLKNDDDNMINILLVHRPEMIDLYVETGMDLVFAGHAHGGQIRVPFIGPLYSPSQGFFPPYAQGVVKKRDTTMVVSRGLGNSIFPLRLFNRPEIIVVTL